One window of Atribacter laminatus genomic DNA carries:
- a CDS encoding AEC family transporter: MYHVLLIMLILMGLGIVLQIFKIFPPGTASLLNKFVLYISFPCLVFRSLQPATIEAAYWKIPPLALSIITIIFLLSYGWGKYRLKFSPASSASFAMGAAFGNTAFLGYPFVMALLGENALPPAIFFDQMGNFLVVYTVGVAICAYSKDQKFSFTSFKEILKLPPFLAFIVALLLNGVSIPAVFMDSIKRLADTTVPVIMIAIGLSLSIKHLSRRLVPILYATGIKLVLLPILFLILTRFILFEPVTRQVMVIQSATPTLMSSFALASLYSLDTELCSSIIFTTTIISFATLPLWNFILHYF, encoded by the coding sequence ATGTACCATGTTCTATTGATAATGCTAATCCTGATGGGTTTGGGAATCGTTTTGCAGATTTTTAAAATATTCCCGCCGGGCACTGCTTCTCTACTAAATAAATTTGTACTGTATATTTCTTTCCCCTGCTTGGTTTTTCGGTCTTTACAACCAGCAACTATTGAAGCCGCTTACTGGAAAATCCCACCGTTAGCTCTTTCCATCATAACCATCATTTTTCTGCTTTCTTATGGTTGGGGAAAATACCGATTAAAATTCTCCCCGGCAAGTAGTGCAAGCTTTGCTATGGGGGCTGCTTTTGGCAACACAGCTTTCCTTGGCTATCCCTTTGTTATGGCTTTGCTGGGTGAAAATGCGCTCCCTCCGGCAATTTTTTTTGATCAGATGGGTAACTTTTTAGTAGTCTATACTGTAGGGGTAGCCATCTGCGCGTATAGTAAGGACCAGAAATTTTCTTTTACTAGTTTCAAAGAAATTTTAAAATTACCACCCTTTTTAGCTTTTATTGTCGCTTTGCTCCTCAATGGGGTTTCGATACCTGCAGTCTTTATGGATTCCATAAAACGATTAGCCGATACCACTGTCCCAGTTATTATGATTGCCATTGGTTTATCGCTTTCAATAAAGCATCTATCACGCCGTTTGGTTCCAATACTTTATGCCACCGGTATTAAGTTAGTCCTTCTGCCAATATTATTTTTAATTTTGACTCGATTCATTCTTTTTGAACCGGTAACCCGACAAGTCATGGTTATTCAATCCGCGACTCCCACTCTCATGAGTTCTTTTGCTTTAGCTTCGCTTTATTCACTTGATACAGAATTATGTTCCAGTATTATTTTTACTACAACGATCATATCCTTTGCAACTTTACCGTTATGGAACTTTATCCTTCACTATTTCTAA
- a CDS encoding DUF3084 domain-containing protein — protein sequence MDFSGFLLIISIIIISGVVAYLGDVLGRRIGKQRLSVLKLRPRYTAILMSIITGVMIATITLAILTVASEDVRTALFGMRELREKLDSLNYEVKQRNTELDVMRKEAENFQKRIAELEQKEKDLILSRSQLESQVEILNGNIHDLVEQRNSLNEEIQSLQLELRRTQETIVAIRQGEIVFQEDEEMLRGLAPAGLAREEAENYLLTLLQRADELALRRGAGQDSSSQRAVFVMGDNFDQALEKLILSQNQTVIRLVSALNTLKGEPVITRFLLDDNKKIFAAGQLVYQKEVSVDSDQSNVEQILTEILSELNTLGVKQGIIPQRGRIGLVSALNLTDVSRQLSQLSDQVLINAIAENDIYTIGPLRVRLEIVKDKVP from the coding sequence TTGGACTTTTCCGGTTTCCTGCTCATAATTTCAATTATTATTATCAGTGGAGTTGTTGCTTATTTAGGAGATGTTTTAGGGAGACGCATAGGTAAACAACGCTTATCAGTATTAAAACTGCGCCCTCGCTATACGGCTATTTTAATGAGTATTATCACTGGAGTTATGATTGCAACTATAACCCTGGCGATATTGACTGTTGCATCAGAGGATGTAAGAACTGCCTTGTTTGGCATGAGAGAATTGAGAGAAAAGCTTGACTCTTTAAATTATGAGGTGAAACAAAGAAACACGGAATTAGATGTTATGAGAAAGGAAGCAGAAAATTTTCAAAAGAGGATTGCTGAGTTAGAACAAAAGGAAAAAGATTTAATTTTGTCTCGATCTCAATTAGAAAGTCAGGTTGAAATTTTAAATGGAAATATCCATGACCTGGTTGAACAGAGAAATAGTCTCAATGAAGAAATTCAATCTCTTCAATTAGAATTGAGACGGACTCAAGAAACCATTGTTGCTATTCGCCAGGGTGAGATTGTATTCCAGGAAGATGAAGAGATGCTAAGGGGTCTTGCACCGGCCGGGTTGGCAAGAGAAGAAGCTGAAAACTACTTACTTACCTTGTTGCAAAGGGCTGACGAATTAGCATTAAGAAGGGGAGCTGGGCAAGATAGTTCTAGCCAGAGGGCAGTTTTTGTGATGGGTGATAATTTTGATCAAGCTTTAGAAAAATTAATATTATCACAAAACCAGACGGTAATTCGGCTCGTTTCAGCACTGAATACTCTAAAGGGAGAGCCAGTTATTACCCGTTTTTTATTAGATGATAATAAAAAAATCTTTGCTGCTGGTCAATTGGTTTATCAAAAGGAAGTTAGTGTGGATTCTGACCAGAGCAATGTTGAGCAAATACTCACCGAAATCTTAAGTGAATTAAATACCCTTGGCGTAAAACAGGGGATTATACCGCAGCGAGGAAGAATCGGTTTGGTTTCCGCTCTGAACCTGACCGATGTAAGCCGTCAGCTCTCTCAATTGAGTGATCAAGTTTTAATTAATGCTATAGCAGAAAACGATATTTATACCATCGGACCATTACGAGTTCGCTTAGAAATAGTGAAGGATAAAGTTCCATAA
- a CDS encoding LptF/LptG family permease: MKVFDWYLLKQALHNFFLGVALFLTILTAGDLLFRLTRLWLQSKVPFMTIAQVFLYSLPSFLVYVFPMSVLLSVLLTMNRMAADSEVIALKASGISVKRLVIPFLLIGIWSCIFTIYIQERILPTSSQKLQSLIGGTSVTSWLFQENTFFRDRIDESQERIFYVKKIDREQPLLSGVIVQEYDHNGLKRILNADQAFLDNGKWVFIKGVMYEVGSRGEVERVVRFEKEEMYTQQSMEDVLKSQKNPQEMSYKELQEYISQEHENPEQKYRLQLMLWQKTAIPFAAIFFALVGVPLGIASPRSGKVMGIGMSILMVFGYYVLFSVSGTVAEGGGMSPFLGAWLSNIITGILGVGLIQFKEKY; encoded by the coding sequence ATGAAAGTATTTGATTGGTATCTCCTCAAACAAGCGCTTCACAACTTTTTTCTTGGTGTTGCGCTCTTTCTAACCATCCTCACCGCTGGCGATTTGTTATTTCGGCTTACCCGACTATGGCTTCAATCCAAAGTGCCATTTATGACCATCGCCCAGGTTTTTTTGTATAGCCTTCCATCTTTTTTAGTATACGTGTTTCCTATGTCAGTCCTTCTATCAGTTCTTCTTACCATGAATCGAATGGCAGCCGATAGCGAAGTAATTGCTTTAAAAGCATCAGGTATCAGTGTAAAACGTTTGGTTATTCCTTTTCTTTTAATAGGAATCTGGTCTTGTATTTTTACCATCTATATACAAGAAAGGATATTACCGACTTCTTCTCAAAAACTACAGAGTTTGATTGGTGGAACTTCGGTAACCAGCTGGTTATTTCAGGAAAATACATTTTTCCGCGATCGGATTGATGAATCCCAAGAAAGAATTTTTTACGTTAAGAAAATTGATCGAGAACAACCACTCTTGTCAGGAGTTATTGTTCAAGAATATGATCACAATGGGTTAAAGCGGATTTTGAATGCCGATCAAGCATTTTTGGATAATGGGAAATGGGTTTTTATTAAAGGAGTCATGTATGAGGTTGGTTCCCGTGGTGAGGTGGAAAGAGTTGTACGTTTTGAAAAAGAGGAAATGTACACGCAACAAAGCATGGAAGATGTTTTAAAGAGTCAAAAAAATCCACAAGAAATGAGTTATAAAGAACTTCAAGAGTATATTTCTCAGGAACATGAAAACCCTGAACAAAAATACCGACTACAGCTTATGCTTTGGCAAAAAACCGCTATCCCTTTTGCAGCAATCTTTTTTGCCTTGGTGGGAGTTCCACTTGGAATAGCGTCGCCTCGTTCGGGTAAAGTAATGGGGATAGGAATGAGTATTTTAATGGTTTTCGGTTATTATGTGTTGTTTTCGGTTAGCGGGACAGTCGCTGAGGGGGGCGGTATGTCTCCTTTTTTAGGGGCATGGCTGAGTAATATTATCACTGGTATTCTTGGTGTCGGTCTGATACAGTTTAAAGAGAAATATTAA
- the lptB gene encoding LPS export ABC transporter ATP-binding protein, with protein sequence MIQERSWQSLKGEGLAKEYSKKRVVQEVSIQVSRGEIVGLLGPNGAGKTTTFYIIVGLIRPSGGKVFLDSQELNHLPMYLRARLGIGYLAQEPSVFRKLKVWENIDLVLEMQGLKRKDIIKRREELLEEFGISHLAKTSANLLSGGERRRLEIARSLATDPSFVLLDEPFTGIDPIAVEEIQGVIKYLAQKNIGVLITDHAVRETLSITDRAYIMFDGKILISGTSEEIISSEVSRKYYLGERFNM encoded by the coding sequence TTGATCCAAGAAAGAAGTTGGCAATCGTTAAAGGGTGAAGGATTAGCCAAGGAATATTCCAAAAAAAGAGTCGTTCAGGAAGTGAGTATTCAGGTTTCTCGAGGAGAAATCGTTGGGCTGTTAGGACCGAATGGAGCAGGGAAAACTACTACTTTTTATATTATTGTTGGTTTGATTCGTCCTAGTGGAGGCAAAGTGTTTCTCGATTCCCAAGAACTTAATCACTTACCAATGTATTTGCGAGCTCGGCTAGGAATTGGGTATTTAGCCCAAGAACCATCGGTATTTCGTAAGCTTAAAGTTTGGGAAAATATTGATTTGGTCCTTGAAATGCAAGGTTTGAAAAGAAAAGATATCATAAAACGACGGGAGGAATTGTTAGAAGAGTTTGGAATAAGTCATTTGGCAAAGACATCGGCAAACCTTCTTTCCGGAGGAGAAAGAAGACGGCTGGAAATCGCACGCTCTTTAGCAACTGACCCCTCTTTTGTCTTATTGGATGAACCTTTTACAGGGATAGATCCAATTGCAGTTGAGGAGATTCAAGGTGTTATCAAATATCTTGCCCAGAAAAATATTGGCGTCCTGATTACTGATCATGCTGTTCGAGAGACTTTGTCTATAACCGATCGAGCTTATATAATGTTTGACGGAAAAATTTTAATTTCTGGAACATCGGAAGAAATAATATCTTCTGAGGTAAGCCGAAAATATTACTTGGGCGAAAGATTTAATATGTAG
- a CDS encoding LptA/OstA family protein, which produces MRKINIWPVLVLIIFLFLLSREGITAAQSSSDVTLKTSSAEFDEKTGIIYAKGQSTIQWQGVTMICPYLEVDTVKQEAKSEGEIQVVWEDKTIFSQSLFFYGKEKKVVMTDIQGKGKDFSFQTKKMDFFLSPGKILLTGNPLLMINSFQIRPQQVDYSLNEKKWLASSVVIAKEGWSGQSKSATYQEGSNFIVLEGNATVEKDGNQLRGEKILIDVETGKVRVEGNVEINIMAIEGEETN; this is translated from the coding sequence ATGAGAAAAATAAATATTTGGCCTGTTTTAGTTTTAATTATTTTTCTATTTTTATTGAGTAGGGAAGGGATTACGGCTGCTCAAAGCTCATCCGATGTAACTTTAAAAACCTCATCGGCTGAATTTGATGAAAAAACCGGTATTATTTATGCCAAGGGACAATCTACGATACAATGGCAGGGCGTTACCATGATTTGCCCTTATCTTGAAGTCGATACCGTCAAGCAAGAAGCAAAAAGTGAGGGTGAAATCCAGGTGGTTTGGGAAGACAAAACGATTTTTTCCCAGTCTTTGTTTTTTTATGGAAAGGAAAAAAAGGTAGTAATGACCGATATCCAAGGGAAAGGAAAGGATTTTAGTTTCCAGACCAAAAAGATGGACTTTTTTCTATCTCCCGGAAAGATCCTTCTAACCGGTAACCCATTATTAATGATAAATAGTTTCCAAATAAGACCTCAACAAGTTGATTATAGCTTAAATGAAAAAAAATGGTTAGCATCTTCGGTCGTGATTGCAAAGGAAGGATGGTCGGGCCAGTCAAAAAGCGCCACATATCAAGAAGGATCAAATTTTATTGTATTAGAGGGGAATGCTACTGTCGAGAAGGATGGGAATCAGCTACGCGGAGAGAAAATTTTAATTGATGTTGAAACTGGAAAAGTGAGAGTGGAAGGAAATGTTGAAATAAATATAATGGCGATTGAAGGAGAAGAGACCAATTGA
- the lptC gene encoding LPS export ABC transporter periplasmic protein LptC has product MSNDWKTLLWLYLSLVLLVILILVFWINPLERSKTFRTALISPTPINQGSLVIQLEKAEISRVSDSGKEWEIHTDDLSKDGENIYLNGVQGFLFQENQPQYQIKAKKGQVDVENSDARLEDINLVKIDGGGSIVGKTLTWLSNEQFMRIENVLVEKKNMLIESKKLWYDLSRGLLAFPEEVVITLKSEGNL; this is encoded by the coding sequence ATGAGTAATGATTGGAAAACGCTTTTATGGTTATACCTTTCTTTGGTCTTATTGGTAATATTGATATTGGTTTTTTGGATCAATCCGCTGGAAAGATCAAAAACTTTCCGAACAGCGCTGATTTCTCCTACCCCGATTAACCAGGGTTCTTTGGTTATCCAGTTGGAAAAAGCAGAAATTAGCAGAGTGTCCGATTCAGGGAAGGAATGGGAAATCCATACCGACGACCTAAGCAAAGACGGAGAAAACATTTATTTAAATGGTGTTCAAGGTTTTTTATTTCAAGAGAACCAACCGCAATATCAGATTAAGGCGAAAAAGGGACAAGTGGATGTTGAAAACTCAGATGCACGGCTTGAAGATATCAATCTCGTAAAGATTGATGGAGGTGGTTCTATCGTTGGTAAGACCTTGACGTGGCTAAGTAATGAGCAATTTATGAGAATAGAAAATGTTTTGGTTGAGAAAAAAAATATGCTGATTGAATCAAAGAAGCTTTGGTACGATTTATCTCGAGGATTACTTGCTTTTCCCGAAGAGGTTGTTATTACTTTAAAGAGCGAGGGGAATTTATGA
- a CDS encoding TlpA family protein disulfide reductase has product MKTKRFFFMTIFVLTTMIFFSLFAAGKPAPQFQLPDLDGKMYSLSEFLGKPIIISFFTTKCGFCAEELPLLNEIYHTYKENSGLQVIAINLGESQDTVGRMLENIPYDYLTLLDQEAQLVGLYQIFGVPTAYFIDPLGNIVDFIIGATNRDNIMKKLGRIMWYRGLLPIEAENLIKISPQVQLLDFRLENENPYSDKLNVSYQVITDLNQALETHDKNLTYLVFSSNNEKSREICQQMALKGFQKVYYQLNVENE; this is encoded by the coding sequence ATGAAAACCAAGAGATTTTTCTTTATGACAATATTCGTTTTAACTACCATGATTTTCTTCTCTCTATTTGCTGCGGGAAAACCTGCGCCTCAATTTCAACTCCCCGATCTTGATGGTAAAATGTATTCATTGAGTGAATTTTTAGGAAAGCCTATTATTATAAGCTTTTTTACTACCAAATGTGGATTTTGTGCCGAAGAACTTCCATTATTAAACGAAATTTATCATACTTATAAAGAAAATTCCGGTCTTCAAGTGATTGCAATCAATCTCGGTGAGAGCCAAGACACCGTTGGTAGAATGTTGGAAAACATTCCTTATGATTATTTGACCTTACTTGATCAGGAAGCACAATTAGTAGGACTTTATCAAATATTTGGAGTTCCAACTGCATATTTTATTGATCCCTTGGGGAATATCGTTGATTTCATTATCGGAGCCACCAATCGCGATAATATCATGAAAAAGTTAGGACGGATAATGTGGTATAGGGGGTTATTACCGATAGAAGCTGAGAATCTTATCAAAATATCTCCCCAGGTTCAATTGCTTGATTTCCGTTTAGAAAATGAAAATCCCTATTCTGATAAACTAAATGTTAGTTATCAGGTGATAACTGATCTGAATCAAGCCTTAGAAACTCATGATAAAAATTTGACCTATTTGGTTTTTTCCAGTAATAATGAAAAGAGTCGTGAGATTTGCCAGCAAATGGCACTCAAAGGCTTTCAAAAAGTCTATTATCAATTAAATGTTGAGAATGAGTAA
- a CDS encoding flagellar biosynthesis anti-sigma factor FlgM — protein sequence MKISEAQIQNVIGIYKEKKMKKNPEIFTNTHVILHNTSLLLVSLDLKRYHAKYREIPTVRENLVQDLKNKIQSGTYNIHGLDIVEKLMGREAADLLSDISSSE from the coding sequence ATGAAAATTTCGGAAGCGCAAATTCAAAATGTTATTGGGATATACAAAGAAAAAAAAATGAAGAAAAATCCTGAAATATTTACGAATACTCATGTTATACTTCATAATACTTCGCTGCTTCTGGTTTCTCTTGATTTGAAAAGATATCATGCGAAGTATCGTGAAATACCAACTGTTCGTGAAAACCTTGTTCAGGATTTAAAGAATAAAATTCAAAGCGGAACTTACAACATTCATGGTCTCGATATCGTTGAAAAATTGATGGGTCGGGAAGCTGCTGATTTATTAAGTGATATTTCAAGCAGTGAATGA
- a CDS encoding cyclase family protein encodes MLSNENTTWIDLTLPVYNGSPVFPGQPSPTFFTWTTLDLHPNATTAFFMVEHTGTHLDVPSHFDKTGLSVEEIPVDRFCGRCLIVDISHFKPGESLSREELQRTINQQGITIFPNDIVLFYTNDSIRYGQEEYFKQYAGLSGEAAQYLVEQKVKGVGIDAPSIDHAPYDSHRVFLPAGVIIYEFLTNLQHLLKKEAFFCAFPLKFVKCTGSPIRAVAQVKDQ; translated from the coding sequence ATGCTGTCAAACGAAAATACCACTTGGATTGATTTAACCCTACCAGTCTACAATGGATCACCAGTTTTTCCCGGACAACCATCACCCACTTTTTTTACCTGGACTACCCTTGATCTTCACCCTAATGCAACAACTGCTTTTTTTATGGTAGAACATACCGGGACTCATCTCGATGTCCCTTCTCATTTTGATAAGACAGGATTATCAGTCGAAGAAATACCAGTTGATCGGTTTTGTGGAAGATGCCTCATAGTTGATATAAGTCATTTTAAACCGGGAGAGAGCCTTTCAAGGGAAGAGCTACAAAGAACAATCAATCAGCAAGGAATTACGATTTTTCCTAATGATATTGTTTTATTTTATACTAATGACAGCATCCGATATGGTCAGGAAGAATATTTTAAGCAATATGCAGGTTTATCTGGGGAAGCTGCCCAATATTTAGTTGAACAGAAGGTAAAGGGAGTTGGAATTGATGCGCCGAGCATTGATCATGCGCCCTATGATAGCCATCGAGTGTTTCTACCAGCTGGAGTTATCATTTATGAATTTCTAACCAACCTTCAGCATCTTTTAAAAAAAGAAGCCTTTTTTTGTGCTTTCCCATTGAAATTTGTTAAGTGTACCGGTTCTCCTATCCGTGCTGTCGCTCAAGTAAAAGATCAGTAA
- a CDS encoding DUF6485 family protein, with amino-acid sequence MRECKIQKNTSACPCTYEPCPRKGICCECIQYHWSHHELPACFFPAEVEKTYDRSLQKFLSLYKNSE; translated from the coding sequence ATGCGCGAGTGTAAAATACAGAAGAATACTTCGGCATGTCCCTGTACCTATGAACCATGTCCAAGAAAAGGGATATGTTGTGAATGTATTCAATATCACTGGTCTCATCATGAACTACCTGCCTGTTTTTTCCCAGCTGAGGTGGAAAAAACTTATGACCGTTCCCTTCAAAAATTTTTATCCCTTTATAAAAATAGTGAATAA
- a CDS encoding glycosyltransferase family 2 protein, which translates to MLKNQTITAIVPAYNEEPRISQVLKVLKNVQFIDDILVVDDGSRDKTVQVPPSMAVDVLRHNRNKGKGAALISGIRNKSESDIYLFLDADLIRLNEKHLYELVNPMVKDPSIVMTIGVFKGGRGSTDLAQKVCPILNGQRAVRGTWIRRVKDFSWSRFGVEVFLTHYARDFGGQVEMVPLWGISHYHKEEKYGPFLGFYHRIKMYFEIIYAYLLYESKIKMKEIVVPDKSSEKKDEKYARV; encoded by the coding sequence ATGTTAAAGAATCAAACAATAACTGCGATAGTACCGGCTTATAATGAAGAACCAAGGATTTCACAGGTATTGAAAGTATTAAAGAACGTTCAATTCATTGATGATATCCTGGTGGTTGACGATGGTTCTCGAGATAAAACAGTCCAAGTCCCTCCCAGCATGGCTGTAGATGTTTTACGACATAATAGAAACAAAGGGAAGGGTGCTGCGCTAATCAGTGGAATAAGGAACAAGAGTGAAAGCGATATTTATTTATTTCTTGATGCTGACCTTATTCGTTTGAATGAAAAACATCTTTACGAATTGGTTAATCCCATGGTTAAAGATCCTTCGATTGTAATGACAATTGGGGTGTTCAAAGGAGGGAGAGGGTCAACAGATTTAGCTCAGAAAGTTTGCCCTATTTTAAACGGACAGCGAGCAGTTCGAGGAACGTGGATACGAAGAGTGAAAGATTTTTCCTGGTCTCGTTTTGGTGTTGAAGTATTTCTCACTCATTATGCCCGTGATTTTGGTGGTCAGGTTGAAATGGTCCCACTTTGGGGCATCTCTCACTATCATAAAGAAGAAAAATACGGTCCTTTCTTAGGTTTTTATCATCGAATTAAGATGTATTTCGAAATTATTTACGCTTACTTGCTCTATGAAAGCAAAATAAAAATGAAGGAAATTGTTGTCCCTGATAAATCTTCTGAAAAAAAGGATGAAAAGTATGCGCGAGTGTAA
- a CDS encoding AI-2E family transporter has product MTSEKILVNLYRLLIAIIILFVVYILRNILIPFALGGILAYALTPAARYLNNRGFSWKTSVLIIFLALLIFFILLFFLVLPEAVSQFRSLTSNLPEYTSKIIDIAKTIDERYPALGISEAIEEFMINLSSNLQSYLATILSNIVNLFSLIMSIIFMGFVLTPFILYYFMADAVKIRRALIRLFPSQNRKKFVKLIRLTDKIVGNFIRGRLLVSLFVGICVTIGLFLMNIEFSLVIGVIAGILDIIPYLGPIIGAIPALIFAGTKSIWLVLAVALLFGGINLIEGVFIAPKFMGKEVGLHPVTVLFALLVGGELFGALGVIVAIPVAGVLKAFYLHNRKHIQDDIT; this is encoded by the coding sequence TTGACTTCTGAGAAAATTCTTGTTAATCTTTATCGGCTTCTTATTGCAATTATTATCCTCTTTGTTGTTTATATCCTAAGAAATATTCTCATCCCATTTGCCCTGGGAGGAATTTTAGCCTATGCACTAACACCAGCAGCACGCTATTTAAACAATCGAGGTTTTTCTTGGAAAACATCGGTATTGATCATATTTTTAGCTCTTCTCATTTTTTTTATTTTGCTTTTTTTCCTAGTTCTTCCAGAAGCTGTTTCTCAATTTCGATCTCTCACATCAAATCTCCCTGAGTATACTTCAAAAATTATTGATATAGCAAAAACTATCGATGAACGCTATCCAGCGTTAGGTATATCAGAAGCTATTGAAGAATTTATGATCAATCTCAGCTCGAACCTCCAGTCGTATTTAGCCACCATCCTGAGTAATATTGTTAATCTATTTTCGCTCATCATGAGTATTATTTTTATGGGATTTGTGCTGACTCCATTTATTCTTTATTACTTTATGGCTGATGCAGTTAAAATCCGTCGTGCTTTAATTCGCCTATTTCCCTCCCAAAACCGAAAGAAATTTGTCAAACTTATTCGATTGACAGACAAAATAGTTGGTAACTTTATCCGTGGCCGATTACTAGTTTCTTTATTTGTTGGCATATGCGTTACGATAGGTCTTTTCTTGATGAACATCGAGTTTTCTTTGGTAATCGGTGTCATTGCTGGTATTCTTGACATTATCCCCTATCTTGGTCCAATTATTGGAGCCATTCCGGCTTTGATTTTCGCTGGAACCAAATCCATATGGCTGGTATTGGCTGTAGCTTTACTTTTTGGAGGAATTAACCTCATCGAAGGAGTCTTCATTGCTCCTAAATTTATGGGGAAAGAAGTTGGTTTACATCCAGTAACCGTTCTTTTTGCCTTATTAGTAGGTGGTGAATTGTTTGGAGCGTTAGGAGTTATTGTTGCCATCCCGGTAGCTGGTGTTTTAAAAGCCTTCTATCTTCACAACCGGAAACATATTCAAGACGATATCACCTAA
- a CDS encoding Sir2 family NAD-dependent protein deacetylase: MYFHNDRQKKAAECLWLNRPWIVLTGAGISTESGIPDFRSPQTGLWNQYDPMEILSTEVLFNQPELFYKTGFSVLMQFKQARPNLAHDILASWESKGMVKAVITQNIDSLHIDSGSKKVMEIHGHLRTASCVKCMRTVSIEKLESLVMDGQIPPRCRCGGILRPDVVLFGDMLPSSFEQATKMVQKFPLLVIGSSLQVSPANLIPSLATKLMIINLEETPFDKKAAFVLNGKASSILHFLDEEIKKFEENA, encoded by the coding sequence ATGTATTTTCACAATGATAGGCAAAAAAAAGCGGCTGAATGTTTATGGCTTAATCGACCTTGGATAGTCCTAACCGGTGCAGGAATTTCAACTGAAAGTGGAATTCCCGATTTTCGGAGTCCACAAACCGGGTTGTGGAATCAATATGATCCTATGGAAATCCTTTCTACTGAGGTCCTTTTCAACCAGCCAGAATTATTTTATAAAACTGGATTTTCGGTCCTTATGCAATTTAAACAGGCTCGTCCAAATCTTGCCCATGATATTTTAGCCAGTTGGGAAAGTAAAGGCATGGTGAAAGCTGTTATAACCCAAAATATTGATAGCCTCCATATCGATTCTGGTTCAAAAAAAGTGATGGAGATCCATGGCCATTTGCGAACGGCGAGCTGTGTGAAATGTATGAGAACAGTTTCAATTGAAAAACTTGAATCCTTGGTAATGGATGGACAAATCCCTCCTCGTTGTCGGTGTGGAGGTATTCTGCGGCCGGATGTTGTTTTATTTGGTGATATGCTTCCTTCCAGTTTTGAACAAGCAACAAAAATGGTTCAAAAATTTCCTTTGTTAGTGATAGGTTCCAGTCTGCAAGTATCGCCGGCAAACTTGATTCCTTCTTTGGCAACAAAACTAATGATTATTAATTTAGAAGAAACTCCATTTGATAAAAAAGCGGCTTTTGTACTGAACGGGAAAGCAAGTAGCATTCTCCATTTTCTTGACGAAGAGATAAAAAAATTTGAAGAAAATGCTTAG